Proteins from a single region of Chryseobacterium sp. W4I1:
- a CDS encoding GNAT family N-acetyltransferase gives METKISRDMVEKWLKAWSLSRKLPMPVRYKSGFKIEVGEEKQKIRYVFSELNDDFVELSEQINDPWIYLKVCSSPDEVKGKVSEKWIVQPQGYMMYCFRPMKSSGTSLCEDYRIEHEEYNSTTVVKIIAESGEQASIGRIVLLDDLAVYDRIVTEEAYRRKGLAGFLIRELEKIALSKGISNNFLVATEQGKAVYEKMGWKLYSLYTSIVITEND, from the coding sequence ATGGAAACCAAAATATCCCGTGATATGGTAGAAAAATGGCTGAAAGCTTGGTCGTTGTCCAGGAAACTGCCAATGCCCGTTAGATATAAATCAGGTTTTAAAATAGAAGTAGGAGAGGAAAAGCAAAAAATAAGATATGTTTTTTCTGAACTCAATGATGACTTTGTTGAACTTTCAGAACAGATTAATGATCCCTGGATTTATCTCAAAGTCTGCAGTTCTCCTGATGAGGTAAAAGGTAAGGTATCGGAAAAATGGATCGTACAGCCTCAAGGTTATATGATGTACTGTTTCAGGCCGATGAAAAGCTCTGGTACAAGTCTTTGTGAAGATTATCGAATCGAACATGAAGAATATAATTCCACAACGGTAGTCAAAATCATTGCTGAAAGTGGTGAGCAGGCTTCCATTGGCCGTATTGTGCTGCTAGATGATCTAGCTGTTTACGACAGAATTGTAACGGAAGAAGCTTACCGAAGAAAAGGTCTCGCTGGCTTTTTAATAAGAGAGCTTGAAAAAATTGCTTTGTCAAAAGGTATTTCCAATAATTTTCTGGTGGCAACAGAACAGGGAAAGGCAGTCTATGAAAAAATGGGATGGAAACTCTACAGCCTGTACACTTCAATTGTTATTACTGAAAATGATTGA
- a CDS encoding PH domain-containing protein: protein MSNTCALCNAELTSIDTLLGENKLSDGGNLCNKCLDKVSNIHQELLYNLNAFSINDIKNIVQTGKIESETLQTKQKAEVVKIESLVQFTESNDMPHDLYKRRLKEIKYQLEQVGANLSMFTKGEIKELPRILAIDEVILAATDAQFLKTVDAGILLVTPKRIVSVSKAMFSPVKVNEYPNETITEVSFVSSSISPVIKLHTKDRVIEFECFYDRLDAERFYGFINKIYNQKKIQQQTAPAKEEASGLIFEQLEKLGKLRENGILTEEEFAEQKKKLLDQLS from the coding sequence ATGAGCAATACCTGTGCATTATGTAATGCCGAGCTGACTTCAATAGATACCCTGCTAGGAGAAAATAAACTTTCGGATGGAGGTAATCTATGCAATAAATGCCTGGATAAAGTAAGTAACATTCATCAGGAACTTCTGTATAATCTGAATGCTTTCAGTATCAATGATATCAAAAATATTGTGCAAACAGGAAAAATTGAATCGGAGACGCTACAGACCAAACAAAAAGCAGAGGTAGTGAAGATCGAAAGTCTGGTTCAGTTTACAGAGTCCAACGATATGCCTCATGATCTTTATAAAAGAAGATTGAAGGAAATAAAATATCAGCTGGAGCAGGTAGGGGCCAATCTGTCTATGTTTACAAAAGGAGAAATCAAAGAACTACCCCGTATTCTTGCCATAGATGAAGTAATTCTTGCTGCTACGGACGCGCAGTTCTTGAAGACTGTAGATGCCGGAATTTTATTGGTAACCCCGAAAAGAATCGTTTCTGTCTCAAAAGCTATGTTCTCACCGGTAAAGGTGAACGAATACCCTAACGAAACGATCACAGAAGTGAGTTTTGTAAGCAGTTCTATATCCCCGGTAATCAAACTCCATACAAAAGATAGAGTGATTGAATTTGAATGTTTCTATGACAGGCTGGATGCAGAAAGGTTTTATGGATTTATCAATAAAATTTATAATCAGAAAAAAATTCAACAGCAGACAGCTCCGGCAAAGGAAGAAGCCTCCGGTCTTATTTTTGAACAGCTTGAAAAACTGGGTAAATTAAGGGAAAACGGAATTTTGACTGAAGAAGAATTTGCAGAACAGAAAAAGAAATTGCTGGATCAGCTTTCATAA
- a CDS encoding PH domain-containing protein, with protein MSTECSLCGTPLTSMDTLLGENKLSDGGILCNKCLNKTTNINKDLVSDLGNYNITQIRNMLLNEGLEQELAIETEQFQTIQIAHPRIVETPSQSIQFTYTPDEPSRLDEIKDQIVATGAKLSLLVNSEVEELANVLDKDEKLIAIAEGKYLHNNLDGIVVSTERRIIFVDKKFFGGVFENEFPLHKVSSVQHDTSLMSSTLKVYTPGFTAEFKLYIKSAAKNFFDAIQDYIGRPEDQIQAKIQQQQTIQPPPIHPVSEQKEDSAVIFEQLEKLGKLREMGVLTEEEFAEQKKKLLAKL; from the coding sequence ATGAGCACTGAATGTTCTTTATGCGGAACTCCGCTTACCTCTATGGATACGCTGTTAGGCGAAAATAAGCTTTCAGATGGAGGAATTCTCTGTAATAAATGCTTGAATAAAACCACCAATATCAATAAAGATCTTGTATCTGACCTTGGAAATTATAATATTACCCAAATAAGAAATATGCTACTTAATGAAGGCCTAGAACAGGAATTGGCTATCGAAACTGAACAATTTCAAACCATACAAATTGCCCATCCCCGGATTGTTGAGACTCCGTCTCAAAGTATTCAATTCACATACACGCCTGATGAACCTTCCAGACTTGATGAAATCAAAGACCAAATTGTAGCCACAGGTGCTAAACTTAGCCTTTTAGTGAACAGTGAAGTAGAGGAGTTGGCGAATGTCCTTGATAAAGATGAAAAACTTATTGCGATTGCAGAAGGAAAATATCTTCATAATAATCTGGACGGAATTGTAGTTTCAACAGAAAGAAGGATTATTTTCGTTGATAAAAAGTTTTTTGGAGGTGTGTTTGAAAACGAATTTCCGCTTCATAAAGTCAGTTCAGTACAGCATGACACCAGTCTGATGTCTTCTACCTTAAAGGTGTACACGCCGGGTTTTACTGCTGAGTTTAAACTGTATATAAAAAGTGCAGCAAAAAACTTCTTTGATGCCATACAGGACTACATCGGCCGTCCTGAAGATCAAATCCAAGCTAAGATACAACAACAGCAAACAATACAGCCTCCACCTATTCATCCGGTTTCTGAACAGAAAGAAGATTCTGCCGTAATTTTTGAACAGCTTGAAAAATTGGGGAAGCTACGGGAAATGGGTGTACTGACGGAAGAAGAATTTGCAGAACAAAAGAAAAAGCTGCTGGCTAAACTTTAA
- a CDS encoding PH domain-containing protein, protein MSEKSRLDEIKDELEILDINTTIFARKEIRALPEVLSENEKIVYLIEGRNKMTNHHIILVATDRRLIFVDKEFMYGLKVEDFSYDKVSSIQYEKSLMLASIDIHISDNILEIDGVGKYYAELFCEKVRDFMARPKEYFQNQSEPTALDQLEQLGRLKESGILTDEEFSLQKKKILEKL, encoded by the coding sequence ATGAGTGAAAAATCAAGACTTGACGAAATAAAAGATGAACTGGAAATATTAGATATCAATACTACCATTTTTGCCAGAAAAGAAATTCGTGCACTACCGGAAGTGCTTTCAGAAAATGAAAAAATAGTGTATTTGATTGAGGGAAGAAATAAAATGACCAATCATCATATCATTTTAGTAGCCACAGACAGAAGACTGATTTTTGTGGACAAAGAATTTATGTATGGACTGAAAGTAGAAGATTTTTCTTATGATAAAGTAAGTTCCATACAGTATGAAAAGTCTTTGATGCTGGCCTCAATAGACATTCATATTTCTGATAATATTCTGGAGATTGATGGTGTTGGAAAATATTATGCCGAATTATTCTGTGAAAAAGTAAGGGATTTTATGGCTCGCCCTAAAGAATATTTTCAAAATCAATCTGAACCTACAGCCTTAGATCAATTGGAACAGTTGGGAAGATTAAAGGAAAGTGGAATTTTAACAGACGAAGAATTTTCTTTACAAAAGAAAAAAATACTTGAAAAATTGTAA
- the hisS gene encoding histidine--tRNA ligase: MKPSLARGTRDFSALEVSRRRYIINTLQKNFELFGFQPLETPSFENLSTLTGKYGEEGDRLIFKILNSGNYLDKVSAEELSVENHQGLTKKISEKALRYDLTVPFARYVSMNHGQLVFPFKRYQIQPVWRADRPAKGRFREFYQCDADVVGSESLLQEVDLVQLYLKSFSDLKIPVTIHMNNRKILSGLAEYAGITDKLIEFTVALDKLDKIGKEGVVKELLEREISQESIDKLEFLFNQSDDALENLLQLKEKFADNEIGLKGVEELEFVLTQSLNLGVDMQNLVFNITLARGLDYYTGAIFEVKADEVAMGSIGGGGRYDNLTEVFGLKNIPGIGISFGLDRVYLVMEELDLFPQEASTQVEYLFANFGTEGTVEALKLIMKLREKGISAELYPENSKLNKQFTYAEKKGIKNLVFLGEEEIKNGTVTFKDLTAGEQKTVSLEEFLG; encoded by the coding sequence ATGAAGCCAAGTTTAGCAAGAGGAACACGTGATTTTTCCGCATTAGAAGTTTCAAGAAGAAGATATATAATCAATACTTTACAGAAGAATTTTGAATTATTTGGATTCCAGCCTTTAGAAACTCCAAGCTTTGAAAACCTTTCAACACTGACAGGGAAGTATGGAGAGGAAGGGGATCGATTGATCTTTAAAATATTAAATTCGGGAAACTATTTGGATAAGGTTTCTGCAGAAGAATTAAGTGTTGAAAATCATCAGGGACTAACAAAGAAAATTTCAGAGAAAGCTTTAAGATATGATCTTACGGTTCCCTTTGCACGGTATGTTTCTATGAATCATGGCCAATTGGTATTTCCATTTAAACGTTATCAAATCCAGCCTGTTTGGAGAGCTGATAGACCTGCAAAAGGGAGATTCAGAGAGTTTTATCAATGCGATGCTGATGTAGTGGGAAGTGAAAGCTTATTACAGGAAGTGGATTTAGTTCAGCTGTATCTTAAATCGTTCTCAGATCTTAAAATCCCTGTTACCATTCATATGAACAACAGAAAGATCCTTTCCGGTTTGGCAGAATACGCTGGTATTACAGATAAGCTGATAGAATTTACTGTGGCTTTGGACAAACTTGACAAGATTGGGAAAGAAGGTGTTGTGAAGGAATTATTGGAAAGAGAAATTTCTCAGGAGTCAATTGATAAATTAGAATTTTTATTCAATCAGTCAGATGATGCACTGGAAAATCTTCTTCAGCTAAAAGAGAAGTTTGCAGACAATGAAATTGGGCTGAAAGGAGTAGAAGAGCTTGAATTTGTTCTTACTCAATCTCTGAATCTTGGAGTAGATATGCAGAATCTTGTGTTCAATATTACGCTGGCCAGAGGTCTTGATTATTACACCGGAGCTATTTTTGAAGTGAAAGCAGATGAGGTAGCGATGGGATCTATCGGCGGCGGTGGAAGATACGATAATCTGACTGAGGTTTTCGGGCTTAAAAATATTCCGGGAATTGGGATTTCATTTGGTTTGGACAGGGTTTATCTGGTAATGGAAGAACTTGATCTTTTCCCTCAGGAAGCCTCAACTCAAGTCGAATATCTTTTTGCTAATTTCGGCACAGAAGGAACTGTAGAAGCTTTAAAACTGATTATGAAGCTAAGAGAGAAAGGTATCTCTGCTGAACTTTACCCTGAAAACTCAAAACTGAACAAACAGTTTACCTATGCAGAGAAAAAAGGAATTAAAAATCTTGTTTTCTTAGGAGAAGAGGAGATCAAGAATGGGACGGTTACTTTTAAAGATCTTACAGCCGGAGAACAGAAAACAGTTTCTTTGGAAGAATTTTTAGGATAA
- a CDS encoding T9SS type A sorting domain-containing protein: MKQNYFRFFKLFAFFPIVIGAQVNLPYTEDFGGTATQSQWDYSNPSVIVVENTSVDSPNGGTGGSLMYNFYNSLGLSTYNVKSPVLNNPNNAPVGVSFQFAAANRYTMPAAIQTIFADDHILLEYSTDGGQTYTLIHDYEIGKTGELNTGGTIPSFFTPTASQWVTKNILLPAGTNRVNFKGVKNNINQAGNFAFLDHVIFQICEGNTPAPTGNSSQSFCSSQTLANLVVTGSNIQWYDAPTGGNLLPDTTVLVDGTTYYASQVVGACESTTRLPVTVNSSSCLSVNEVSSDKDFNFYPNPVSDVLYINSKINVVKVIIYAVDGKLVQSEQDRKITSISMNKLIHGNYFVEFTFENGKKVQNKIIKK; encoded by the coding sequence ATGAAACAGAATTATTTTAGATTTTTTAAGCTTTTCGCATTTTTCCCAATAGTAATTGGAGCTCAAGTAAACCTTCCATACACTGAAGATTTTGGCGGTACTGCCACTCAATCTCAATGGGATTATTCTAACCCTTCCGTAATTGTCGTTGAAAATACATCAGTAGATTCTCCGAATGGAGGAACAGGTGGAAGTTTAATGTATAATTTTTATAACAGCCTGGGACTCTCTACCTATAATGTCAAGTCACCGGTTTTAAACAATCCCAATAACGCACCTGTTGGTGTTTCATTTCAATTTGCAGCTGCTAATCGATACACTATGCCAGCTGCTATTCAGACAATTTTTGCAGATGATCATATATTGCTAGAGTACTCAACTGACGGCGGACAAACATATACTCTAATTCACGATTATGAAATTGGTAAGACAGGAGAATTAAATACCGGTGGCACGATTCCTTCTTTTTTTACACCAACAGCCAGTCAATGGGTTACCAAAAATATCCTTCTTCCTGCAGGCACGAATCGAGTAAATTTTAAAGGAGTAAAAAATAATATTAATCAGGCTGGAAATTTTGCTTTTTTAGACCATGTGATTTTTCAAATCTGTGAGGGAAATACTCCGGCTCCTACAGGAAACTCATCACAAAGTTTTTGTTCGTCACAGACTTTGGCGAACCTTGTCGTTACAGGGTCGAACATACAGTGGTATGATGCCCCGACAGGAGGAAACTTGCTTCCTGATACAACGGTGTTAGTTGATGGTACAACTTACTATGCTTCTCAGGTGGTGGGAGCATGCGAAAGCACAACTCGTTTACCTGTAACTGTAAACTCATCAAGCTGTCTGTCTGTAAATGAAGTTTCTAGTGATAAAGATTTTAACTTTTATCCAAATCCGGTAAGTGATGTTTTGTACATTAATTCAAAAATAAATGTTGTGAAAGTAATTATTTATGCTGTTGATGGTAAGTTGGTTCAGTCTGAACAAGACAGGAAAATCACTTCAATAAGCATGAATAAATTGATCCATGGAAATTATTTCGTAGAATTTACCTTTGAAAATGGGAAGAAGGTTCAAAATAAGATTATTAAAAAGTAA
- a CDS encoding HRDC domain-containing protein, with amino-acid sequence MMKVKVFKIRLPEEFLYKDQKMLDHFLELNEIIKVETAFVNEESYWSVILYFEELKTIKSTVKEPKAVKYSVENDALSFDEEQILNALKYWRSEKAKEQNLPIYFIASNKELMSVAKYKPARKEELLEIKGFGKHKIENYGEEILEILESV; translated from the coding sequence ATGATGAAAGTAAAAGTTTTTAAAATCAGACTTCCAGAAGAATTTCTCTATAAAGATCAGAAAATGCTTGATCATTTCCTGGAATTGAATGAAATTATAAAAGTAGAAACTGCTTTTGTAAACGAAGAAAGTTATTGGTCCGTAATCCTCTACTTTGAAGAACTTAAAACTATAAAAAGTACGGTGAAAGAGCCAAAGGCAGTGAAATACTCTGTAGAAAATGATGCTTTAAGCTTTGATGAAGAACAAATTCTAAATGCCCTGAAATACTGGAGATCTGAGAAGGCTAAAGAACAGAATCTCCCGATCTACTTCATCGCAAGCAATAAAGAATTGATGTCTGTAGCCAAGTATAAACCTGCCAGAAAGGAAGAACTGCTTGAGATTAAAGGTTTCGGAAAGCATAAGATAGAAAATTATGGTGAAGAAATTCTTGAGATCCTGGAAAGTGTCTGA
- a CDS encoding single-stranded DNA-binding protein, which produces MSLRNKVTLIGYTGKEVETVNFESGSLKASVSLATSDHYTNAKGEKVEETQWHNLIAFGKTAEILQKYAPKGKEIAIEGKLTYRSYDDKDGVKRYITEIRVDEILLLGGK; this is translated from the coding sequence ATGTCACTAAGAAACAAAGTAACATTAATTGGTTACACAGGAAAAGAAGTTGAAACAGTAAACTTCGAAAGCGGAAGTCTAAAGGCAAGTGTATCTCTGGCAACCAGCGATCATTATACCAATGCCAAAGGAGAAAAAGTAGAGGAAACACAATGGCACAACCTGATTGCTTTTGGAAAAACAGCTGAAATACTTCAAAAGTATGCACCGAAAGGAAAAGAGATTGCCATTGAAGGAAAGCTTACGTACAGATCATATGATGATAAAGATGGCGTTAAGCGGTATATTACCGAAATAAGAGTAGATGAAATTCTTCTGTTAGGTGGAAAATAA
- a CDS encoding arginase family protein, with protein MKKSISIFEFPFNLGLTKKEHEMEPGVKKLPDWLRKFGFHEGINPKSIFRLEAPEYAMDFNKETGVKNPHQIIEYAKKQCELILKNFNKDTFHLMLGGDCSILIGSALALKRLGNFGLFYLDGHTDYIPPKLSPSGGVAGMDLAIVSGLGHQKLTNIDGLKPYFREEHIFCVGNAETDDDEYVGQIQNSRIHYFDLENLRKNGFRKTSEDFLTMVEKKNLDGFFIHFDVDVLKDEIMPAVDSRMEDGIDYENLKEIMQPLIADERCFGLEITILDPDYDTEGIYTQTFIENLIQIINKPGKNLI; from the coding sequence ATGAAAAAGAGCATCAGCATTTTCGAGTTTCCTTTTAATCTTGGGCTCACTAAAAAAGAGCATGAGATGGAACCGGGAGTAAAAAAACTGCCTGACTGGCTCAGAAAGTTTGGTTTTCATGAAGGAATCAATCCCAAAAGTATTTTCAGACTGGAAGCTCCGGAATATGCAATGGATTTTAATAAAGAAACGGGAGTTAAAAATCCTCACCAGATTATCGAGTATGCAAAAAAACAATGTGAGCTTATTCTAAAAAATTTTAATAAAGATACCTTTCACCTGATGTTGGGCGGTGATTGCAGTATCCTGATTGGAAGTGCTCTTGCATTAAAGCGCCTTGGGAATTTTGGTTTATTTTATCTTGACGGTCATACAGACTATATTCCGCCAAAGCTCTCTCCCAGCGGAGGTGTTGCAGGAATGGATTTGGCAATTGTTTCAGGATTGGGGCATCAAAAACTGACTAATATTGATGGTCTCAAACCATATTTCCGGGAAGAGCATATTTTCTGTGTGGGAAATGCGGAAACGGATGATGATGAATACGTGGGGCAAATTCAAAATTCCAGAATTCATTATTTTGACCTGGAGAATCTAAGGAAGAATGGCTTTAGAAAAACTTCAGAAGATTTTCTGACAATGGTAGAAAAAAAGAACCTCGATGGATTTTTTATCCATTTTGATGTAGATGTATTGAAAGATGAAATTATGCCCGCTGTAGACAGCAGAATGGAAGACGGAATTGATTATGAAAATTTAAAAGAGATAATGCAGCCATTGATAGCGGATGAAAGATGCTTTGGACTAGAAATCACTATCCTGGATCCTGATTATGATACAGAAGGAATTTATACCCAAACTTTTATTGAAAATTTAATTCAAATTATAAATAAACCTGGCAAAAACTTAATATGA
- a CDS encoding HPP family protein, with protein MKKTIKRTFRVSKYVIYKETLVDYKEHFWSFLGAFVGIGLIAFIQSHSVSATENIFLIGSFGASSVLIYGAIQSPLAQPRNLVGGHVISAIVGVTIYKIVPDIIWISAPLAVAFSIVLMQYTKTLHPPGGATALIAVSSVGKIPELGYWYVVSPVLSGCIILLLVALLFNNITSNRSYPSHSRFKRLLRKKHQHTHKMKK; from the coding sequence TTGAAGAAAACAATAAAAAGAACATTTAGAGTTTCCAAGTATGTAATCTATAAAGAAACTCTGGTTGATTATAAGGAGCACTTCTGGTCATTCCTGGGAGCATTTGTTGGAATAGGGCTTATTGCCTTTATTCAGTCGCATTCTGTATCAGCCACTGAAAATATATTCCTGATCGGTTCTTTCGGAGCCTCCAGTGTTTTGATCTATGGTGCTATTCAGAGTCCTTTGGCTCAGCCAAGAAACCTGGTAGGCGGACATGTAATTTCTGCCATTGTAGGGGTTACCATATATAAGATCGTTCCTGACATCATCTGGATATCCGCACCATTGGCCGTAGCTTTTTCTATTGTACTGATGCAGTATACGAAAACACTTCATCCACCCGGAGGTGCAACAGCTCTCATCGCAGTAAGTTCTGTAGGGAAAATTCCCGAATTAGGTTATTGGTATGTTGTTTCTCCTGTTTTGTCAGGCTGTATCATACTTTTGCTTGTTGCTCTTTTATTCAATAATATAACATCGAACAGAAGCTACCCTTCCCACAGCAGGTTTAAACGGTTATTAAGAAAAAAACATCAACATACACACAAAATGAAAAAATAA
- a CDS encoding TIGR01777 family oxidoreductase yields MKETVLITGAGGMIARELSKKLEKEYTVRFLTRKKKRDHDFEWDIKKGTMDESALDNVSHIIHLAGTNISEKRWTKERKQELISSRVDSAALLLDTVRKKKIKLKSFISASGINYYGTVTTDKIYRENDPPGNDFLSEVVVLWERSADDFKEQNLAERVVKVRTAVVLSKEDGALKKMIPTIQYGIGSPLGSGKQYMPWIHIEDICSIYETALKNPDMDGPYNAVSPQHTTNEDLTKKIAEVLKKTLFMPNVPAFVLKLIFGELADALLEGSRASAQKIQDTGFKFKFPDLKEALENLLK; encoded by the coding sequence ATGAAAGAAACCGTTCTGATAACTGGTGCCGGCGGTATGATCGCTAGGGAGCTGTCTAAGAAATTAGAGAAGGAATATACCGTAAGATTTCTTACCCGAAAGAAAAAGCGTGATCATGATTTTGAATGGGACATCAAAAAGGGAACAATGGATGAATCTGCTCTCGATAATGTTTCCCACATCATTCATCTGGCAGGAACCAACATTTCTGAAAAACGCTGGACTAAAGAAAGAAAGCAGGAACTGATCTCCAGCCGTGTAGATTCTGCAGCGCTACTTTTAGATACTGTAAGGAAGAAAAAAATTAAGCTTAAATCTTTTATATCGGCTTCAGGGATCAATTATTATGGTACCGTAACTACAGATAAAATTTACAGGGAAAATGATCCGCCCGGGAATGATTTCCTGAGTGAGGTGGTCGTTTTATGGGAAAGATCGGCAGATGATTTTAAAGAACAAAATCTTGCCGAAAGAGTGGTCAAAGTAAGAACAGCCGTGGTTCTTTCCAAAGAAGATGGGGCACTCAAAAAGATGATTCCCACCATACAATATGGCATAGGCTCACCATTAGGAAGCGGAAAGCAGTATATGCCATGGATCCATATTGAAGATATATGCTCTATTTATGAGACCGCTTTGAAAAATCCAGATATGGATGGTCCCTATAATGCAGTTTCTCCTCAACATACTACCAATGAAGATTTAACAAAAAAGATTGCTGAAGTATTGAAAAAAACTCTATTTATGCCCAATGTACCCGCTTTTGTTTTAAAGCTAATTTTTGGAGAGTTGGCAGATGCGCTGTTGGAAGGTTCAAGAGCTTCTGCACAAAAAATTCAGGATACCGGGTTTAAGTTTAAATTCCCTGACCTTAAAGAGGCTTTGGAAAATCTTTTGAAATAG
- a CDS encoding MarR family winged helix-turn-helix transcriptional regulator produces MKTKDQFFNIFTDLQCFILANMNKGNISGVTATHYNIIEYIYRKQEVTGKQIATAFNVSQAAVSKQIRFLMSSDLIEQKQNGTDRRIFNLSATEKGEYLINNSEDFRKKVADQAADILTKEELRTLTNLLDKVMDNIKM; encoded by the coding sequence ATGAAAACAAAAGATCAATTTTTTAATATATTTACAGATCTTCAGTGTTTTATATTGGCCAATATGAACAAAGGGAATATAAGTGGCGTTACTGCCACCCATTATAATATCATCGAATATATTTACCGTAAGCAGGAAGTGACCGGAAAACAGATTGCTACAGCATTTAATGTAAGCCAGGCAGCAGTTTCAAAACAGATCAGGTTTCTGATGAGTAGTGATCTCATTGAGCAAAAGCAAAACGGTACGGACAGAAGAATATTTAATCTTTCAGCGACGGAAAAAGGTGAATATTTGATCAATAATTCTGAAGACTTCAGAAAAAAAGTGGCAGATCAGGCTGCTGATATTTTAACCAAAGAAGAATTAAGAACACTAACAAATTTACTCGATAAAGTTATGGACAATATTAAAATGTAA